In the genome of Sorangium aterium, one region contains:
- a CDS encoding DUF444 family protein → MSLKIDQDHGRFRQIVRGRIRENLRKYISQGELIGRKGKDLVSIPIPQIDIPRFRFGDKQRGGVGQGDGNPGDPVGGSDDKQPGQGQAGSGEGDHLLEVDVTLEELAGILGEELELPDIQDKGKSKISNAHDRYSGIRRVGPESLRHFKRTYREALKRMISSGTFRPTAPVVVPVPDDKRYRSWKTITEPVANAVIIYMMDVSGSMGDEQKEIVRIESFWIDAWLTRQYKGLESRFIIHDAIAREVDRDTFFHTRESGGTMISSAYKLCSQIIDNDYPPDEWNIYPFHFSDGDNWSMDDTLSCVDVLKTQILPRVNMFAYGQVESPYGSGQFIKDLKEHFSQDDRVVVSEIRDKDAIVGSIKDFLGKGK, encoded by the coding sequence GTGTCGTTGAAGATCGACCAGGATCACGGGCGCTTCCGTCAGATCGTTCGCGGCCGCATCCGCGAGAACCTGCGCAAGTACATCTCGCAGGGCGAGCTCATCGGGCGAAAGGGGAAGGACCTCGTCTCGATTCCCATCCCTCAGATCGACATCCCGCGCTTCCGCTTCGGCGACAAGCAGCGCGGCGGCGTGGGGCAGGGCGACGGCAACCCCGGCGATCCCGTGGGGGGCTCGGACGACAAGCAGCCCGGCCAGGGGCAGGCGGGCAGCGGCGAGGGGGACCACCTCCTCGAGGTCGACGTCACGCTCGAGGAGCTCGCCGGCATCCTCGGCGAGGAGCTCGAGCTGCCCGACATCCAGGACAAGGGCAAGAGCAAGATCTCGAACGCCCACGATCGCTACTCCGGCATCCGCAGGGTGGGCCCCGAGTCGCTGCGCCACTTCAAGCGGACGTACCGCGAGGCGCTCAAGCGGATGATCTCGAGCGGGACGTTCCGCCCGACGGCGCCCGTCGTCGTCCCCGTCCCGGACGACAAGCGGTACCGCTCGTGGAAGACGATCACCGAGCCCGTCGCGAACGCGGTCATCATCTACATGATGGACGTCTCCGGGTCGATGGGCGACGAGCAGAAGGAGATCGTGCGCATCGAGTCGTTCTGGATCGATGCGTGGCTGACCCGCCAGTACAAGGGCCTCGAGTCGCGCTTCATCATCCACGACGCGATCGCCCGCGAGGTCGACCGGGACACGTTCTTCCACACGCGCGAGTCCGGCGGCACGATGATCTCGAGCGCCTACAAGCTCTGCTCGCAGATCATCGACAACGACTACCCGCCGGACGAGTGGAACATCTATCCGTTCCACTTCTCCGACGGCGACAACTGGTCGATGGACGACACGCTCTCCTGCGTGGACGTGCTCAAGACCCAGATCCTGCCGCGGGTCAACATGTTCGCCTACGGGCAGGTCGAGAGCCCGTACGGCTCGGGCCAGTTCATCAAGGATCTGAAAGAGCACTTCTCGCAGGACGATCGGGTGGTGGTGAGCGAGATCAGGGACAAGGACGCCATCGTGGGCAGCATCAAGGATTTCCTGGGGAAGGGGAAGTAG
- a CDS encoding SpoVR family protein, with product MSKFALNTALPRYLRTEKERIEKIAQDYGLDFFPVIFEMLTYDQMNEIAAYGGFPSRYPHWRFGMEYEQLSKSYEYGLSKIYEMVINNNPSYAYLLEGNSLTDQKLVMAHVYAHVDFFKNNFCFRSTDLDHRGPILDPVRKSDAYDPDRKWIDKMANHGARVSRHIERYGINKVEAFVDHCLSLENLIDPWAPFSGRPAPKEDEEPTEEPMDTYKLRAKEYMDSFINPEEILAAQRKKRQDQKKPERKVPERPERDVLKFLLDHAPLDRWERDVLEIIREEAYYFVPQRQTKIMNEGWASYWHSKMMTEKVLDASEIIDYAENNAGVMATAPGRFNPYKVGVELYRYIEERWNKGRFGREWEECADLDAKRTWDMRLGLGREKIFQVRALYNDVTFIDEFLTPEFVIEQKMYTFGFSGRNDRFEIESREFKEVKEKLLFQLTNFGDPYIRVVDANYGNRGELLLEHVHGGFDLRADYARETLVALVRCWKRPVGVATKMDNKPVLLRYDGKEHAMTPYKL from the coding sequence ATGAGCAAGTTCGCCCTGAACACCGCGCTTCCCCGCTACCTGCGCACCGAGAAGGAGCGCATCGAGAAGATCGCCCAGGACTACGGGCTCGACTTCTTCCCCGTCATCTTCGAGATGCTGACGTACGACCAGATGAACGAGATCGCCGCGTACGGCGGCTTCCCGAGCCGCTACCCGCACTGGCGGTTCGGCATGGAGTACGAGCAGCTCTCGAAGAGCTACGAGTATGGCCTCTCGAAGATCTACGAGATGGTCATCAACAACAACCCTTCGTACGCCTACCTGCTCGAGGGCAACTCGCTCACCGACCAGAAGCTCGTCATGGCGCACGTGTACGCGCACGTCGACTTCTTCAAGAACAACTTCTGCTTCCGCTCGACCGATCTCGACCATCGCGGCCCGATCCTCGACCCCGTGCGGAAGAGCGACGCCTACGATCCGGACCGCAAGTGGATCGACAAGATGGCGAACCACGGCGCGCGCGTGTCGCGCCACATCGAGCGCTACGGCATCAACAAGGTCGAGGCGTTCGTCGACCACTGCCTCTCGCTCGAGAACCTGATCGACCCGTGGGCCCCCTTCAGCGGCCGCCCTGCGCCCAAGGAGGACGAGGAGCCCACGGAGGAGCCGATGGACACCTACAAGCTCCGGGCCAAGGAGTACATGGACTCCTTCATCAACCCGGAGGAGATCCTCGCGGCGCAGCGGAAGAAGCGGCAGGACCAGAAGAAGCCGGAGCGCAAGGTGCCGGAGCGCCCGGAGCGCGACGTGCTCAAGTTCCTGCTCGATCACGCGCCGCTCGATCGGTGGGAGCGCGACGTGCTCGAGATCATCCGCGAGGAGGCCTACTACTTCGTCCCCCAGCGCCAGACGAAGATCATGAACGAGGGGTGGGCCTCGTACTGGCACTCGAAGATGATGACCGAGAAGGTCCTCGATGCGTCGGAGATCATCGACTACGCCGAGAACAACGCCGGTGTCATGGCGACGGCGCCGGGCCGCTTCAACCCCTACAAGGTCGGCGTGGAGCTCTATCGCTACATCGAGGAGCGGTGGAACAAGGGCCGCTTCGGCCGCGAGTGGGAGGAGTGCGCGGACCTCGACGCGAAGCGCACCTGGGACATGCGGCTCGGCCTCGGCCGTGAGAAGATCTTCCAGGTGCGCGCGCTCTACAACGACGTGACCTTCATCGACGAGTTCCTGACGCCGGAGTTCGTGATCGAGCAGAAGATGTACACGTTCGGCTTCTCGGGGCGGAACGACAGGTTCGAGATCGAGAGCCGCGAGTTCAAGGAGGTGAAGGAGAAGCTCCTCTTCCAGCTGACGAACTTCGGCGATCCGTACATCCGTGTCGTCGACGCCAACTACGGCAACCGGGGAGAGCTCCTGCTCGAGCACGTGCACGGCGGCTTCGACCTGCGCGCCGACTACGCGCGCGAGACGCTCGTGGCGCTCGTCCGGTGCTGGAAGCGGCCGGTCGGCGTGGCGACGAAGATGGATAACAAGCCTGTGCTGCTCCGGTACGACGGCAAGGAGCACGCGATGACCCCGTACAAGCTGTGA
- a CDS encoding tetratricopeptide repeat protein — protein MSACGAIRRLGVLLALAGCAPAASRSPAPASRPSTEVPAPSTRLDPQANAAPAPPAGSGAAPGAAGAPVGSGVPLDAPSTSEAAAASPPPRVARGTGTPADRKLEEGDAAYASGDFAAAERAYRAAAQLDRKDAAAIVGAQRAAIARAGVSTDYNGAPGDRTLLAALPELKRAVTLEPDHALAHLELGRTLLVLGRADAALGELTRAAELAPSDAEAHSALGVAHLALGNLQDAVRDLTRAAELAPGDAERHANLGTALLAAGRTADAIRAYERAARLSPADARLQNDLGTALLAANDPARAVPHLEAAVARDPARATYRSNLGYAYHLRGDLQKATALYREALRLDDKLGSAWINLGNALAQSGQLKDARAAYEKARAVDPTDPRVKAVMDELDAIERRGAAPR, from the coding sequence GTGAGCGCCTGCGGAGCGATCCGCCGGCTCGGCGTCCTGCTCGCGCTCGCCGGCTGCGCCCCGGCGGCGTCGCGCTCGCCGGCGCCGGCGTCGCGACCCTCGACGGAGGTCCCCGCGCCGTCTACCCGGCTCGACCCGCAGGCGAACGCGGCGCCCGCGCCGCCTGCGGGGAGCGGCGCTGCCCCGGGCGCGGCGGGCGCGCCGGTCGGATCGGGCGTCCCGCTCGACGCGCCGTCCACCAGCGAGGCAGCGGCGGCGAGCCCTCCTCCGCGCGTCGCGCGCGGCACCGGCACGCCCGCGGACAGGAAGCTCGAAGAGGGCGACGCCGCGTATGCGAGCGGCGATTTTGCCGCTGCCGAGAGGGCCTATCGCGCGGCCGCGCAGCTCGACAGGAAGGACGCCGCGGCGATCGTCGGCGCCCAGCGCGCGGCGATCGCCAGGGCCGGCGTGTCCACCGACTACAACGGGGCGCCGGGCGACAGGACGCTGCTCGCCGCGCTCCCGGAGCTGAAGCGCGCGGTGACGCTCGAGCCCGATCACGCGCTCGCGCACCTCGAGCTCGGCCGCACACTCCTCGTCCTCGGCCGGGCCGACGCGGCGCTCGGTGAGCTGACACGTGCCGCGGAGCTCGCCCCGAGCGACGCCGAGGCACACTCCGCGCTCGGCGTCGCTCACCTCGCGCTCGGCAACTTGCAAGACGCCGTCCGCGATCTGACGCGCGCCGCGGAGCTCGCCCCCGGGGACGCGGAGCGGCACGCGAACCTCGGGACAGCGCTCCTGGCCGCGGGGAGGACGGCCGACGCCATCCGCGCTTACGAGCGCGCGGCGAGGCTCTCGCCGGCGGACGCGCGCCTGCAGAACGACCTCGGGACGGCGCTCCTCGCCGCGAACGATCCCGCGCGCGCCGTTCCGCATCTGGAGGCGGCGGTGGCGCGCGACCCGGCGCGCGCCACGTACCGCTCGAACCTCGGGTATGCGTACCACCTCCGCGGCGACCTGCAGAAGGCGACCGCGCTCTACCGCGAGGCGCTCCGGCTCGACGACAAGCTCGGGAGCGCCTGGATCAACCTGGGCAACGCCCTGGCGCAGTCCGGCCAGCTGAAGGACGCGCGCGCGGCGTACGAGAAGGCGCGCGCCGTCGATCCCACGGATCCGCGGGTGAAGGCGGTGATGGACGAGCTCGACGCCATCGAGCGGCGCGGCGCTGCGCCGCGGTGA
- a CDS encoding methyltransferase domain-containing protein translates to MTFSMRVDQTDQEVALSGMLRPFGADQMRAIRGTLETAAKNASGELCLDFKRLKYMNNVAFLEINRFVRWAVEARPNLKIRLIISSVIPWAIRKFQVIAEIYSSVSVEIYDVAFYPSQGMLEDAEFIDVLRLQERIIWEHEKTGLTNHGLYPGMKIADIACGFGDFAILLQKEFKPEHVTGVDHSRPALRYAQDHIRRLGLENVEYQYGDAAALLLPDNSFDFVSCRLSLQVFPQPERIMQELYRICKPGGRIYITNELLSCAYGYPEQDLIRATYKRFVELGRSIGMDLDTGIKTRQILGEAGLEDIRVNLIDINNMNTDCFDFARVVECWISVTANMARTAGAPPDYHAELSTGLRAHMAAITHPHGLASWPIYAGSGRKPMRVM, encoded by the coding sequence GTGACCTTCAGCATGCGCGTCGACCAGACCGACCAGGAGGTTGCGCTCTCGGGCATGCTGCGGCCGTTCGGTGCCGATCAGATGAGGGCCATCCGCGGCACGCTGGAGACCGCGGCCAAGAACGCGAGCGGCGAGCTCTGCCTGGACTTCAAGCGGCTCAAGTACATGAACAACGTGGCATTCCTGGAGATCAACAGGTTTGTCCGTTGGGCCGTCGAGGCTCGTCCCAACCTCAAGATCAGGCTGATCATCTCCAGCGTCATCCCCTGGGCGATCCGCAAGTTTCAGGTCATCGCGGAGATCTACTCGAGCGTCTCCGTCGAGATCTACGACGTCGCGTTCTACCCGAGCCAGGGAATGCTCGAAGATGCCGAGTTCATCGACGTCCTCCGCCTCCAGGAGCGCATCATCTGGGAGCACGAGAAGACGGGGCTGACGAACCACGGCCTCTACCCGGGGATGAAGATCGCCGACATCGCGTGCGGCTTCGGCGACTTCGCGATCTTGCTCCAGAAGGAGTTCAAGCCAGAGCACGTCACCGGGGTCGATCACTCCCGGCCCGCGCTCCGGTACGCGCAGGACCACATACGGCGGCTCGGGCTGGAGAACGTCGAGTACCAGTACGGGGACGCCGCGGCGCTGCTCCTGCCGGACAACTCGTTCGACTTCGTGTCTTGCCGTCTGTCTCTCCAGGTCTTCCCGCAGCCCGAGCGCATCATGCAGGAGCTCTACCGCATCTGCAAGCCGGGCGGCCGGATCTACATCACGAACGAGCTCCTGTCGTGCGCGTACGGCTATCCGGAGCAGGACCTCATCCGCGCGACCTACAAGAGGTTCGTCGAGCTCGGCAGGTCGATCGGGATGGATCTCGATACGGGGATAAAGACGCGGCAGATCCTGGGGGAGGCCGGCCTCGAGGACATCCGCGTCAACCTGATCGACATCAACAACATGAACACGGACTGCTTCGACTTCGCGCGCGTCGTCGAGTGCTGGATCTCCGTGACCGCCAACATGGCCCGGACCGCCGGCGCCCCGCCGGACTACCACGCCGAGCTGAGCACCGGGCTGCGCGCTCACATGGCGGCCATCACGCACCCGCACGGCCTCGCCTCGTGGCCGATCTATGCCGGCTCCGGCCGCAAGCCGATGCGGGTCATGTGA
- a CDS encoding PP2C family protein-serine/threonine phosphatase, protein MSVQPRNPGEQRPQSLLFRFRKFSTKIIFVTGVSVLLGAVWNVVVGRQGIHRLSSEAAAEIEAGLNSANREYLTNHLEDKATHVNLRLGEAYRDLQTLAGILQTVIDREEEIAPFLRTAADFPYFRDQMKYNPKGNWYQNDPREPSVVSVWGYLGKDGTIRPEVQRAVDETAFLDLILPAFGKYGADKLQIYYIGPEDKPYVRLTPYTDMASTFDRLYPGHNDQGWYKFFFPGIAESWNEWAKDPAGLDAHPDQTTVTAPYDDAAGGGIVMTAFHPLWAKDRKTFVGSVGLDLTLAQLIASIKDVKLATAGFAFLAQADGNVFAVNELGAKTLRLRTDAGAGQNSGVGMLQRFFKDSEDAGVSGIVLPNDDKVDYREMVISGETYIIALQRLAPVNGWAGPDARIAKERWTMGFVVPKKEMYASLLAAQKSIEKSRTVIVGTQVLITIASFLVLMLGVYLISRKMTGALVALSTGATRMREGDYGVRIDVNSADEIGQLGVAFNEMASEIEAYTNNLEELVGERTRALEKANEEISELNAKLAQENIRLGAELNVARQLQLMVLPAPSELQEIPGLDIAGYMAPADEVGGDYYDVLRSDGLVKIGIGDVTGHGLESGVLMLMVQTAVRTLLAANERDPKKFLSIVNKVIYQNIQRIRSDKNLSLTLLDYSDGELQLTGQHEDLIIVRKDGTLDRVETMGLGLPIGIDLDISDFIGSIEVKLEPGDVVTLFSDGITEAEDSAEEQYGIDRLCQVISRNHERTSREIKDAIIEDVLAHVGYNKIHDDITVLVIKRV, encoded by the coding sequence GTGAGCGTCCAACCTCGGAACCCTGGCGAACAGCGGCCTCAGAGCCTGCTCTTCAGGTTCAGGAAGTTCAGCACCAAGATCATCTTCGTGACGGGCGTCAGCGTCCTGCTCGGTGCCGTGTGGAACGTCGTCGTCGGGCGGCAAGGCATCCACCGGCTGAGCAGCGAGGCCGCCGCGGAGATCGAGGCAGGCCTCAACTCGGCGAACCGCGAGTACCTCACCAATCACCTGGAGGACAAGGCCACTCACGTCAACCTCAGGCTCGGCGAGGCGTACAGGGATCTCCAGACGCTCGCCGGCATCCTGCAGACCGTGATCGATCGCGAGGAGGAAATCGCCCCGTTCCTGCGGACGGCCGCCGACTTCCCGTATTTCCGCGATCAGATGAAGTACAACCCGAAGGGGAACTGGTACCAGAACGATCCGCGCGAGCCGAGCGTCGTCAGCGTCTGGGGCTACCTGGGGAAGGACGGGACGATCCGGCCCGAGGTCCAGCGGGCCGTCGACGAGACGGCGTTTCTGGATCTGATCCTGCCCGCGTTCGGCAAGTACGGCGCCGACAAGCTTCAGATCTATTACATCGGCCCCGAGGACAAGCCGTATGTGCGGCTGACGCCGTACACGGACATGGCGTCGACCTTCGACAGGCTGTATCCGGGGCACAACGACCAGGGGTGGTACAAGTTCTTCTTCCCCGGCATCGCCGAGAGCTGGAACGAGTGGGCGAAGGACCCCGCCGGGCTGGATGCGCACCCGGATCAGACCACGGTCACGGCGCCGTACGACGACGCGGCGGGCGGCGGCATCGTGATGACGGCGTTCCACCCGCTCTGGGCGAAGGACCGCAAGACGTTCGTTGGGTCCGTCGGCCTCGACCTGACGCTCGCGCAGCTCATCGCGTCGATCAAGGACGTCAAGCTGGCCACCGCGGGCTTCGCCTTCCTGGCGCAGGCGGACGGGAACGTCTTCGCGGTCAACGAGCTCGGCGCCAAGACGCTGCGGCTGCGCACGGACGCGGGCGCCGGCCAGAACTCCGGCGTCGGCATGCTGCAGCGGTTCTTCAAGGACAGCGAGGACGCGGGGGTGTCTGGCATCGTCCTCCCGAACGATGATAAGGTCGACTACCGGGAGATGGTGATATCGGGCGAGACGTACATCATCGCCCTCCAGCGGCTCGCGCCGGTGAACGGCTGGGCCGGGCCGGACGCGCGCATCGCCAAGGAGCGGTGGACGATGGGCTTCGTCGTCCCGAAGAAGGAGATGTACGCCTCGCTCCTCGCGGCGCAGAAGAGCATCGAGAAGAGCAGGACGGTGATCGTCGGGACCCAGGTCCTCATCACGATCGCCTCGTTCCTCGTGCTCATGCTGGGCGTCTACCTGATCTCCCGCAAGATGACGGGCGCGCTGGTCGCGCTCTCGACCGGCGCGACGCGGATGCGCGAGGGCGATTACGGCGTTCGCATCGACGTGAACTCCGCGGACGAGATCGGGCAGCTCGGCGTCGCGTTCAACGAGATGGCGAGCGAGATCGAGGCCTACACGAACAACCTCGAAGAGCTCGTCGGCGAGCGGACGAGGGCCCTCGAGAAGGCGAACGAGGAGATCAGCGAGCTGAACGCGAAGCTCGCCCAGGAGAACATCCGGCTCGGCGCCGAGCTCAACGTCGCGCGTCAGCTCCAGCTCATGGTGCTCCCGGCGCCGAGCGAGCTCCAGGAGATCCCGGGCCTCGACATCGCGGGCTACATGGCCCCTGCGGACGAGGTCGGCGGGGACTACTACGACGTGCTCCGGAGCGACGGGCTCGTCAAGATCGGCATCGGCGACGTCACCGGCCACGGGCTGGAGAGCGGCGTGCTGATGCTCATGGTCCAGACGGCCGTCCGGACGCTGCTCGCGGCCAACGAGCGGGATCCGAAGAAGTTCCTGAGCATCGTCAACAAGGTCATCTACCAGAACATCCAGCGCATCCGGTCAGACAAGAACCTGTCCCTGACCCTGCTCGACTACAGCGACGGCGAGCTCCAGCTCACCGGTCAGCACGAGGACCTGATCATCGTCCGGAAGGACGGGACCCTCGATCGTGTCGAGACCATGGGGCTCGGGTTGCCGATAGGCATCGACCTGGATATCAGCGATTTCATCGGTAGCATCGAGGTGAAGCTGGAGCCCGGGGACGTCGTGACGCTCTTCAGCGACGGGATCACCGAGGCGGAGGACTCTGCAGAGGAGCAGTACGGAATCGACCGTCTGTGTCAGGTGATCTCGAGAAACCACGAAAGAACCTCGCGGGAGATCAAGGACGCTATCATCGAGGACGTCTTGGCGCACGTAGGCTACAACAAAATCCATGATGACATCACTGTACTTGTCATTAAGAGGGTATGA
- a CDS encoding slr1658 superfamily regulator — MSEIIGVYSLDDSFSEHMSLTLYPDSFAVRWSLCNLTANFMAEYFGELFPEIDGEDRLISRDEVSGAIGYVLNELVENAVKFNQHGDITVTVGIGREDLVCLVSNQITNAAVPSLREKLLELTQEDPGELLRRQAEANAEDAENAGSGLGYLIIMNDYGVSLGWKLDPISVNSFSIKTMARIPILNERSRMEIKGGNYRVWYDPSEVVVYLEGILRLGGTTEYAPIEELLDKVLATNPPTITLDVRALNFLNSSGINVLYKFAIATRKKGELQLIVRGSKSIPWQGKSLPNLKKFNQNFEMILCD; from the coding sequence ATGAGCGAAATCATCGGCGTCTACTCTTTAGACGATTCGTTCAGCGAACACATGTCGCTGACGTTGTACCCCGACTCGTTCGCGGTGAGATGGAGCCTTTGTAACCTGACGGCCAACTTCATGGCCGAGTACTTCGGCGAGCTCTTTCCGGAGATAGACGGCGAGGACAGGCTCATCAGCCGAGACGAGGTCTCAGGCGCCATCGGGTACGTTCTGAACGAACTGGTTGAGAACGCCGTCAAGTTCAATCAGCACGGTGACATCACCGTGACCGTGGGTATCGGGCGTGAGGACCTGGTGTGCCTCGTCAGCAACCAGATCACGAACGCCGCCGTCCCCTCGCTCCGTGAGAAGCTCCTCGAGCTCACGCAGGAGGACCCTGGGGAGCTCCTGCGTCGGCAGGCGGAGGCGAACGCCGAAGACGCGGAGAACGCCGGGTCGGGGCTCGGGTATCTCATCATCATGAATGATTACGGTGTGAGTCTTGGGTGGAAGCTGGACCCGATCTCGGTCAACAGCTTCAGCATCAAGACCATGGCCAGGATTCCTATTTTGAATGAAAGGTCGAGAATGGAAATCAAAGGTGGTAACTATCGGGTTTGGTACGATCCCTCTGAGGTGGTGGTGTACCTGGAAGGCATCCTTCGTCTTGGCGGCACCACCGAGTACGCCCCCATCGAGGAGCTGCTCGACAAGGTCCTGGCCACGAACCCTCCCACCATCACACTCGACGTAAGGGCGCTGAACTTCCTGAACAGCTCGGGGATCAACGTCCTCTACAAGTTCGCGATCGCCACCAGGAAGAAGGGCGAACTCCAGCTCATCGTCCGTGGGTCGAAGTCCATCCCGTGGCAGGGGAAGTCGCTGCCCAACCTCAAGAAGTTCAATCAGAACTTCGAGATGATACTCTGTGATTGA
- a CDS encoding PP2C family protein-serine/threonine phosphatase, protein MTAPKDISSMHSRGFLQKQSNLDAIRAIVKERQAWNTLLREEGNFTDFMERCSALLEYVDKLKLDFDDLSLVHEAILEHATSIENELEGYNRAIDDDLAVARQVQRALLPEASGAIASSFDMAIFHKQLAQVGGDYYDFFYLPGERHAIGVYDISGHGVSSALIMAFLKAQFAHATKRLDSPGAIVDWVNRSAYSFLREVRRYATVNFVMFTDRFLRYVSGGGYGLLVRRGTPRSFNRVSNFIGLRIKPFHEFELPFEEDDVLALYTDGMFEAQDASGEIYSVQRLNEIVVKHSEEPVQVILDRCIEDYTRFRVADADDITLIILRRCA, encoded by the coding sequence ATGACTGCACCCAAGGACATCAGCTCGATGCACTCCAGAGGCTTCCTGCAGAAGCAGAGCAATCTGGATGCCATCAGGGCGATCGTGAAGGAGCGGCAAGCGTGGAACACGTTGCTCCGCGAGGAAGGGAACTTCACAGACTTCATGGAGCGCTGCAGTGCGCTGCTGGAGTACGTCGACAAGCTGAAGCTCGACTTCGACGATCTCTCGCTGGTGCACGAGGCGATCCTGGAGCACGCGACCAGCATCGAGAACGAGCTCGAAGGGTACAACCGGGCCATCGACGACGACCTCGCGGTGGCGCGGCAGGTCCAGCGCGCCCTGCTTCCGGAGGCGAGCGGGGCCATCGCCTCGTCGTTCGACATGGCGATCTTCCACAAGCAGCTCGCCCAGGTCGGAGGAGACTACTACGACTTCTTCTACCTCCCCGGCGAGCGCCACGCGATAGGTGTTTACGATATCTCAGGTCACGGAGTATCGTCGGCGCTCATCATGGCGTTTCTGAAGGCGCAGTTCGCCCACGCTACCAAGCGGCTCGATAGCCCGGGGGCGATCGTGGACTGGGTGAACCGGAGCGCTTACTCGTTCCTCCGGGAGGTTCGCCGGTACGCGACGGTGAACTTCGTCATGTTTACTGACCGATTCCTCCGCTACGTCTCGGGCGGAGGGTACGGGCTCCTGGTCCGTCGCGGTACGCCTCGCTCGTTCAACCGGGTGAGCAACTTCATCGGTCTGCGCATCAAGCCATTTCATGAGTTCGAGCTGCCGTTCGAGGAGGATGACGTCCTCGCCTTGTACACAGACGGGATGTTCGAGGCGCAGGACGCGAGCGGGGAGATATATTCCGTGCAACGTCTCAACGAAATCGTCGTCAAGCACAGCGAGGAACCGGTGCAGGTGATCCTCGACCGGTGCATCGAGGACTACACGCGGTTCCGGGTCGCGGACGCGGACGACATCACACTGATCATCCTGCGAAGGTGCGCCTGA
- a CDS encoding ATP-binding protein: MKPEKNHSQTSVGASIYISPIDHITGDVAGLLANFLDALLVRFYPRRICQKVNVVVTELVTNVLQHGTERESEVRLDLSIDPDRLLIKVSNRVTPEEYRTVKAVFDEIFAAEDPRELFARTVRERRNDRRRGGLGLIRLTAENKFHLSTQYVDGILVVQATFP; encoded by the coding sequence ATGAAGCCCGAGAAGAATCATTCGCAGACGTCGGTCGGTGCATCGATATATATCTCTCCGATCGATCACATCACGGGCGACGTGGCCGGCCTGCTTGCGAACTTTTTGGACGCACTTCTGGTGAGGTTCTATCCCAGACGGATCTGCCAGAAGGTCAACGTGGTGGTCACGGAGCTGGTCACCAACGTGCTCCAGCACGGGACCGAGCGTGAGAGCGAGGTGCGGCTCGATCTGAGCATCGATCCCGATCGATTGCTCATCAAGGTATCCAACCGCGTTACGCCGGAAGAGTACCGGACCGTCAAGGCGGTATTCGACGAGATCTTCGCCGCGGAGGACCCGAGAGAGCTCTTTGCCAGGACGGTGCGCGAGAGGCGCAACGATCGACGCAGGGGCGGTCTAGGGCTCATTCGGTTGACCGCCGAGAACAAATTCCATCTCTCGACGCAGTACGTCGATGGAATCCTCGTCGTCCAGGCTACTTTCCCTTGA